Below is a window of Impatiens glandulifera chromosome 2, dImpGla2.1, whole genome shotgun sequence DNA.
attgattcataaaaaactaattatatataaaatcaaacatgtattataattttatactatcaattcatttatttattagaaagaAGGTTAATTTTACCCACAATATTGTAAGAAAGTGTCAAaattacttattaagtatcaaaattctatttatatatactaaatttttACAAAGTGtcgaaattatttaaaataacgaaaatgtgaaatattaaaaagaaagaagagaatgAAAAAAGAAAGATGATTTGATTTTTTGCAAAGGATAAAAGGTCAATTTTGCAAAGTTTACTTCATGTCGTTTTATAAAATTACTCGATTATTAGtgttattttgtcaaattttccGACCCCAGCCAAAGATACCTCCAATAAGTAAAACAGAGAATCTACCCGACTTATTACGTGGCCTTTAATTATTCCAAGAAATGGTtggttataatattatatcaaaataaatataatattcaaatataaaataacttgttttatttaaacaagGTTAGTTCTTTGATCTGTGTTGTCAAAACAGGGAGACCCAACTCTTCTCTGTCTTCCTATTGGTCCTTTAGGTGCACTAGTTTCGTTAGAGTTTCGTTCGACACCATTCGTTAGGGTTTTGTCCGACACCGTTGTTGTTTGCCCCTATTGCGGTGGTGGATTCGTCGAGGCTCCACGCCTTGCCGGATTAGTTGTGTCATGTCTCTTTAATATTGTGTTTCTCGAACCTCAGGATGGAACCAAGACAACGAACGCCTTGTCTTTTAATTCGGTTATTGTTTACGCAGTTGATTAGTATTGGAATACTGAACTTTCATGATCAATTTTTTGTTCGTACCAAATTTCAGCAGATTTGAAAGATTGGTTCAAAAGATAACCGTATTGAAGTAAAAAGTCGGACACGGATTAGTTGTGTCATGTGATTAGTTGTGTCACGTCTCTTTTATAGTGTGTTTCTCGACCTCAGGTTTCAAGGTTGTAGATGGAACAAGACAACGAATGTCCGTCTTCTAATTCGGTTATTGTTTACGCAGTTGATCAAGTTCATGATCAATTTTTCGTGACCGAATTTCGGCCAATTTGAAAGGTTGGTGCAAAAGATAACCGTATTTAAGTAAAAAGTCGGACCGGACCGCTCATCAACTGTTTTCGGTCGAATCAcatattttagaaatatgatttatatttaaaaaaatatattttttaattaaatattaatatattttaaatatttttaccaatttttatttttatttatttataaagaaggtaatttatattattactattaataGGGATTTTGTAATTAACTCAATTTTCAAAGAAATAATATCCTATTATTTGGTTAACTCAAGCTATTAAACGTGATGCATAAACTAACCTAATGTGGGATAGACATGGAGCGGTTTGAAATcgaaaaattttattatctaaatttacattaatacaaaaatgaaatatttttagataaatggATGTTGAGATATTTAAGCAATATTATTCCATCCCAAGGGCCAGCAATCTCTGGGACGAAAAAAGCTGCATCGTTGACTCTAGAGGAAGAGAAATAAGCGGTCCAGATCGGGAGATTCATGCGATgcatcaaatattaaattatttttaaattgatatactTACTTTGAATAGccagaaaacaaaatatattttttaatacttgAACATAGAAAAAAAACcgtgaagaagaaatataaatatttgtctaaaatttaatttttagttaaaaattagtttgattagTAGTGGAGGATGTGCTAACTAAAATAAGATTGGATTATTTTAGGctaaacatatttttcctttatttttatcttggatcttataatacaaaatatatacaaatgatTTACCATCTCTGCACTGAACCTTGGTGTTGTCTTTCGTGTTTTCCTGATCCTTAGATCCGTCCCTATCGAACTGAAAATTCACCACATTTAGCTTGTATTTACTGTAAACGAtctgtttttaattattattcctAAGGTTTAAATCATAATATACAAATTCATTGATGGTTGTATTATTGGAAAAAACTTGCGAGTATTTTACCAATTGTATAATGaaataatactattttaattaaaaaaatattattttaaaagaacaAATACAGTAGGTTCAATTTCTAGATAAAAAAGTTTCCTATTTGCTTGAATGAGAGCAACCATAACAACTTTCGCGAAGTCAGATAAAAATGACTACTAAGGGCGTTCAATGTTTGAACTAATTGAATATATGACCGACCGAACAttttattcatcaaatttgaaaaaaaaaaacaaaatttgaattttattttcgattttcgaatcgaattttaaaccatttcgaatcgaattttaaaccaattcgaattcaaataagaTTATCGAGttggtttcaactcgaaaaccaaactaaaaatcatttatttttcattttattatattatataccattaaattataatatttaatttattatataaaatattaaaaacattgaattttgttcaaattcatattatttgaattcgaattcggttcgaattttacaaattgactaaaaaaattaaagaatttgaacCGAGAAGTTCGAATAATCCAAAATCCAAACCGAATAACCCCTAATTATTGCTTAGTAGTTAGAGGTAAGATagattctttaaaaaaatctaaaatatgttttaattttaaatatatattgcaaAATTAAAGCATTAAGTAACAGTATACTTATAAAGATATTATATAAAGTTTCTTTACTAATCaagacattaaaaaaaaaaagtaaataaagtGTCTTTACTAACTATCAAGAGATTAATTAAAGTGTCTTTAATGTTAGGagtatactaaaaaataaaggataataaaatcaataaaataaacaaaagtaaAGACAAAATTGATGTATAACCGAACTAATGCAATCttattcaaaatgattaaaatatatgcaTCACAAGCCATTAAAAATATAGAACTAACCAAAGTTAAGTgaataacataataaattagaatgaaatgAACATGACATGATTTGTTCTATAATATCATTTGATTAGATATAAAGTTCTaccaaaacataataatatttaatgtactTATGTCAAATTAAGAACAATGTAATTCTTTTCAGAAAAACATAGTCTATGATTGGGTCATCTTAGTTGGCCCGCCTCACCCCCAAAGTTTTGAGGCccagttgaaaaaataaattattattattttttatttaatttatttgttatattgaaatataatagttttggaattaaattaatacaaataatttaattaattggttaaataatttataagtgcTATTAAAGTTCTGAGTTCAACTATGATAACcgtagttttattttttttaaaaatcgtAAAAGATATGACAAATTCGTCTCACCTAGAGTCGACCTTCATTCTAATAGACCTAATAGTTAGGCCGCCTAGGATCACCATTTCCTTCTAgcacaaaataaaaaagtgcACTAATAAAGTACAATGTATAAACTAACATTTAACcaactatattattttttattactaatactaatacaaaactattatatttaataaatttaacataaaatatacatactaaaaaacacaataataaatttactttttttccACTTAAGACATCCCAAACCTCACTATAAACTTAAACCTCACTATAAACTTTTGTGTCattaatacaaattcaaacaaataaagataTGCATGAAcacaaatacatattaaattttcaataaatcatAAAAGAttgattaaattttgaaaataggttaaatgttattatcatttttcaacATGATGTATTCTTTTGATGAGAGAGGTATAACTATGTCTACCTAaaatgaaactttttttttatgttaatatagtTAGACACAAATTAATGAGATTATCTTGGTCCCCTATtatcactttttattattaaacaaaccGTTAAGAAgttatattaatcaaaatatatattattgtttgttcATGTTTTCTCCATCataatcatcattttttttaacattattcatTACATCAATCGGAATAATTCACTGATagactttaatttataaaaaaaaagtatcacTAATAATAtcgtaaattaaaataagatcatTAGTGTAATGATCTTACTAACTTTCTAAATCTAAAATTCAGATACGTCAATTGaaatagaatttatttttgtatgatattttaaattgttaaatacaaaataatgtaCGTTTTATGTTTATACATAAATTGTTTTTagataataacatatattatttttaattatgattcataatattaaagaggctgattttaattttatttgatataaaacaatgttttaGATGATAACATATATATCCAGACTTGTTTGAGGGAGTgttttttggattttgtttgtgttttgtttaaaaaaaaaaactcttgtttgattaaaataggaaaaacatgtttttatttatttttgatcaaattatcTTTTATCTCTATTAAGagattattttggtattttaaaaaataaataaattgattagaTTGATAATGTGATAGTTGAGTTTTggaataaaaatttgattttatcccaataactcattcatcaaacaagtcATTGAAGTATTTTGTTAGAgttacttttaaaaattgttttaaaaatggttaaagtaaaattaattttattttattgttacgaaaaattgtattgaattataagaaattttttAGCTGGAAAGTGTATtaaaaaagtgatttttaatatttttataactaatatgaaaaacaaaattacttattatttttatatattttgatttacttttgacaaattgttaaaatatattataaaattagaataatattttataatataatattaatatatataattagatttgattaatgtattatttattatcatatttgtttttttaatatgtttggaatccataaaataaaataataaagagtttttattttttttattccatcTTTAATTGCCTtattgggggggggggggggcaCAAGAgtgtgtttgatttattttaataattgttattatagaTTAGTTAATTGTTTTACACTTACCAAATGTGTTCATATGAATTACAACTagacacaattttttttttattaattattattttcaaatgatttaatattaGACTTAACTTTCTAACTATTaggaatttaaatttattaatatatagtttattttttcttaaacaaGCTCTTTTTTAagtcaaataatttcaaaactagcatttagcccgtgcatttgcacgagtaataatacaaaaaccgtgaaaaaaattacggataacatttttaattttatttttatccgttttaaatttatgggtgggtcaacacataatccgacccaagtatccatttactcaacattattatatattagttagttaaaaagttgaacttatattaattttaaaacgtcccgcgtttatcaaatttggtgttgaatttaaaatataaagtcttggtagcctagttggttaaagagttgtatttgttttgttaggttgcaagttcgaaacatacctctagcatttttaattttatttttaaccgttttaaatttaaaaacgggtaaacccacaatccgacccaagtatccaaattaaccacagctctcgacccggcaatccggacactttaaaaattaagcatcattatatatatatagattagttagttaaaaagttgaacttatattaatgttaaaacgtcccgcgtttatcaaatttggtgttgaatttaaaatataaagtctttgtagcctatttggttaaagagttgtatttgttttgttaggttgcaagttcgaaacatacctctagcatttttaattttatttttaaccgttttaaatttaaaaacgggtaaacccacaatccgacccaagtatccaaattaaccacagctctcgacccggcaatccggacactttaaaaattaagcatcattatatatatatagattagttagttaaaaagttgaacttatattaatgttaaaacgtcccgcgtttatcaaatttggtgttgaatttaaaatataaagtctttgtagcctagttggttaaagagttgtacttgttttgttaggttgcaagttcgaaacatacctctagcatttttaattttatttttaaccgttttaaatttaaaaacgggtaaacccacaatccgacccaagtatccaaattaaccacagctctcgacccggcaatccggacactttaaaaattaagcatcattatatatatatagattagttagttaaaaagttgaacttatattaatgttaaaacgtcccgcgtttatcaaatttggtgttgaatttaaaatataaagtctttgtagcctagttggttaaagagttgtacttgttttgttaggttgcaagttcgaaacatacctctagcatttttaattttatttttaaccgttttaaatttaaaaacgggtaaacccacaatccgacccaagtatccaaattaaccacagctctcgacccggcaatccggacactttaaaaattaagcatcattatatatatatagataagttcACCTCCTTTTATGTTGAATATATTgaatttcattataaataaatcattatattctatatattttatttattttgaaatacctaaatacttaattcattaaataaaatattaaaattttcttattttattaaatagaaaaatatattcataacaatttaaccaattaaaaacctaaataaattatattttattaaataatttaaaataaatcaattaaatttaaaataactcaacatcaaacaagctcttacaggtggttgttgtttgattatttgaaaaacaaaaacacaaaatttgatcaaataaaatatattttagtaattgagatgatagattaaataatttaattaaaaactaatatactTGTTTGATAGTTGgctataaaaattaaattgaactatgaatttaatatcaaaatattttaatatttttattaattaattaagtgacaaagatatataatattacttaaaaatcaaacaagaaatgATATAGATTAAGCACTTAATCTTTAATAGCCAAGTGTTTAATTCTCACtcaaatgatgaaaattatattaattattaattatttgagacTGTCACTTTTAGCAGATCCAAATGATCATGACAAATGGACGGTTTTGATTTCCGACAAttgtaataaattaatcaaaatcaGTTAAATGTTATTATCAATTATCACCatggtttattttaataagagaAGTATAAGccaaactaaaatcaaacttgtttttttcttattaatcaCAATTATcacttttaattaatattattcattacaTCCTtcccaattttttaaaattaaaattcagaaGAAAAAATACAccaattgatatataatttatttttgtatgtattttaaattattaaacacaaaataattaaaaaaaaactttttatgtttatacataaattgtttttagataataacatatattatttttaattatgattcataatattaattaagttgatttttaatttatttttgatataaatgATAACGCgtttttaataaactaatattttgttataaacttttcaaaattgtataaagtaaaagtaattttatttttattgttatgaaaaatgtattaaattataagaaactTTTTAGGTGGAaagtgtataaaaaaaatatttttttattattaaattttaaataatattaaaaacaaatttaattaatttttatatattttgttttgacttttgataaaataaaattaatgaaaaagtgatttatttattttggtagtTGGTAGTTGGTATTATAGTTTTAGTTAATTGTTTTACTCATTTGGACCAAATGAGTTCAATTAATACAAATTGCAAATAAacataaaactatatattatttattaattattattttcaattgatGTAACCACTGGACTTAACTTtctaaatattaagaatttaaatttattaatacaaatcattttattttaagcctatttttacccaaaaattaaagttaaataatttcaaaataactaTGCAAATTATCTCATGTGACTTTGTTTGAAGTTGAATATTTTGAGtttctttattaaaaatctttatattatattatatttaatttatttttaattatctaattaaataatctattaactaaaatatcaaatcctccttattttatgaaatataaaaatatattataacactTTAATCAATTGAAaacccaaataaattatatttaaaaaaaatcaattaaatttaaaacaactcaatatcaaacaaactcttagaGGTGGTTGACGtgtgattatttgaaaaagagaaaaaatatatattaatcaaataaaatatattttaaaaacaggaaaattaaattaaactgaataaaaaattaagtaatcccaaataaaaagaagaagtcaacttaaaaagaaaaaaatttcaattcccAATTAAGAGTACTTTCATTGAAAGCAGATATTCATTTAATGTTTGTtctcttaattcaaaataaaatattttattataaaaaataaattaaaacattttaattaagtgataaagatatataatactACTTAAAAATCAATCAATAGATTATCTAGATAAGTACGTAAGTCcttaatctttaattattttgaacttaaTCAGACGGTCAAGAATCTATCACTTTCATCAGATTCAAATGGACGGTTTAGATTTCCGACAATGGTACCTTTACCCACACACAATTTCTCTCTCCGTCACCTTTATTCTCTCTGTTATCTTTCTGTACTCAACAATAAACACTAATGGCGGCCTTCGATTCATGAACGGTTTCTTGACGTCGTTTAAACTTTATTCTCGAATCTCCATTATAATACATCATACTTTTATCTTGCTGAATCATCTTCACCAGATTAAGCTTGATTCCTGGGCTCCATTTCCTGTTTCTTTCCTACCTTTTGCATGGACAAACTTAGGAAATCGTTTAAAGTACGCTCTGAACAATCTCATTTTCAGATTGACAAATCTCCTGAAGAAATACAAGTTTTGTTGAATCAGAAAGAGGATCTAATGAGACAAGGCGATACGGAGAATGGGAATGGAATATGGAGAGATTCTAGTTACGATTTCTCTAAGGATGCAATAGCAGTAACGAAGGAGTTTGAGATTGGAACTGCTTCTGGTTCTGTTTCTGTTTCTGCTTCGCCGAGTTTGTCGAAAATCTCCGAGAGTCCAACTTACGGACAGCTGACGCCGCGGGAAGTTAGGGTTTCGTTTAAGAAGACGACGATGGAAGAGGAACCGGTTCGAAGAAGGTCAAATGCGAGTGGACATACAGTAATCGGTGTTGAGGTTGAGGATGATGTGGTGGTTACTTGTACATCTAACTCGTCGTCTTCGTCTCAAAGGAAATCTGCTGTGTTGAGGACGATAACGAAGTCGAGATTGATTGATCCGCTTGAACAGCAGGATCGGAGATCGCAGAATCAACGGACGCCGAAATCGGGAATGGTTGGGAAAGGAAGTgatgttgatgaagatgatCCGTTTCAGGGAGAGGATTTACCAGATGAGTATAAGAAGATGAGATTGAGTACGATTTCTGTTCTTCAGCTGGTGAGTTTGATTATGATTGTTGCTGCTTTATCTTGCACATTAGCTATTCCTAGATTTAGAAACAGAAGAAAATTTGAACTCCATCTTTGGAAATGGGAAGTCATGATTTTAGTTCTAATAAGTGGTAGATTAGTTTCCGGATGTATAATTCGATTACTCGTCTTCTTCATCGAACGAAACTTCATTTTAAGAAAACGAGTTCTGTATTTCGTTTACGGAATTAGAACAGCAGTGCAGAATTGCATCTGGATGATCATGGTTTTGATTGTTTGGCAATTCATCTTCGACAAGAAAGTTGAGAACATGACAGATAGAAAGTTCATCCCATATGTATCGAAAATCTGGATCTGTCTTCTCGTTGGTACATTAATCTGGCTTCTGAAAACCCTCCTTGTTAAAGTTCTAGCTTCGTCGTTTCATGTCAGCACTTTCTTCGATCGAATCCAGGAGTCTCTGTTCAACCAATACATAATTGAGACCCTCTCTGGTCCTCCATTGATTGAAATCGAACtcgaacaagaagaagaagagagaacaATGGCTGAAGTTCAGAAATTTCAAAATGCTGGTGCTAGTATCCCACCTGATCTCAAAGCAAATATTTTCTCTAAAAACAGCCCTAGATTCGCCAAGAGTCCTCGATTCTCAACCGCTGGCTCTGATAAGAATGGAAACAAGAACCCAATCACGATTGATCATTTGCACAGGCTAAACCAGAAGAATATCTCGGCTTGGAACATGAAGAGATTGATGAATATTGTTCGAAATGGTGTCCTTTCAACTCTTCACGACCAAATACAAGATTCGGTTTGTCAGGATGAGTCTGCAGTTGAGATAACAAACGAATTCCAAGCCAAAGCAGCTGCAAGGAAGATCTTTTACAACATTGCTAAGCCGAGTTCTAAGTAAGCTGTTGAAATCCTTAGACAAATTCATTGTGATATATTTAGGAGATCTATATGCTGAGATTTAGAAAATGTGTTTTTGTTATCAAGACACATTTATTTGCAGGATCTTATGCGTTTCTTAAGGGAAGACGAAGCTATGAAGA
It encodes the following:
- the LOC124926582 gene encoding mechanosensitive ion channel protein 6-like is translated as MDKLRKSFKVRSEQSHFQIDKSPEEIQVLLNQKEDLMRQGDTENGNGIWRDSSYDFSKDAIAVTKEFEIGTASGSVSVSASPSLSKISESPTYGQLTPREVRVSFKKTTMEEEPVRRRSNASGHTVIGVEVEDDVVVTCTSNSSSSSQRKSAVLRTITKSRLIDPLEQQDRRSQNQRTPKSGMVGKGSDVDEDDPFQGEDLPDEYKKMRLSTISVLQLVSLIMIVAALSCTLAIPRFRNRRKFELHLWKWEVMILVLISGRLVSGCIIRLLVFFIERNFILRKRVLYFVYGIRTAVQNCIWMIMVLIVWQFIFDKKVENMTDRKFIPYVSKIWICLLVGTLIWLLKTLLVKVLASSFHVSTFFDRIQESLFNQYIIETLSGPPLIEIELEQEEEERTMAEVQKFQNAGASIPPDLKANIFSKNSPRFAKSPRFSTAGSDKNGNKNPITIDHLHRLNQKNISAWNMKRLMNIVRNGVLSTLHDQIQDSVCQDESAVEITNEFQAKAAARKIFYNIAKPSSKHIYLQDLMRFLREDEAMKMIHLIEGSNESKGISKGALKNWVVNIFRERRALALSLNDTKTAVNKLHQMLNIMVGVIVVVIWLLILRVATTHFFIFLSSQVLLVAFMFGNTCKMTFEAIIFLFIMHPFDVGDRCEVDGIQMIVEEMNILTTVFLRFDNLKIIYPNSILATKHIGNFYRSPEMGDTIDFCIHVATPFEKIASMKEKITRYVDNKGEHWKPTPRIVLRDVEDMNRLKISVWLTHRINFQDMRERWFRRALLVEEMIKVFRELDIEYRMLPMDVNVRNLPPLASNRLPSNWTTVSH